Within the Herbaspirillum sp. RTI4 genome, the region GCACTGCCGTCAATTCGACGTGCAGCGTTTGCGGCAAGCGAGTGGGCGCTGTCAGGCCGACGAGGCCGTGCTGCTGGGTTTGCCGCCGCGTAGCCGCGTACAGCAGCGCGATGTATTGTTGTGCGGCGACGGTCGGCCCCTGGTATTCGGTCATACTACGCTGGCGGCAGGGCAGGCCGACTGGCCGTTTTTCAGCCAGCTCGGTGAGCGTCCTCTGGGCGAGGCCTTGTTTGCCGATCCGCTGGTGCGACGCGGCCCCTTGCATTTTGCCCGTTTGCACAGTCATCATCCTCTAGTGCGCCAGCTGGGCGGCGCACTCGGCAAGCCGTCCATGCCATCGCTCCATGCGCGCCGCTCGCTGTTCCTGCGCGGCAATGCCGTGTTGTTAGTAACCGAAATTTTCTTACCGGCCATCGACGAATTGACGATGGTCGCGCCGACTGATAGTCGCAACCTTTAGCCCGTTTTTAGCCCGGTTTAGCTCGTTTATCGCTGCATCTGCGTGCGCATGTAGGGCAAACCCCGAACCCATGATTGAAATGACATGAATTTATTATTTGAAGAATCCGGTGACCTCAAAGCCGGCAGCGTAATGTCCCAGCAAGGCGAGGCCTATCAGGTCGAGATGGCTTCCGGCAAGCGCAGCAAGATTAAATCGCGCGACGTGCTGTTGCAATTTGCTACTCCGGCCCCGGCACAGTTGCTGTTGGATGGACAGGTCGTGGCAGACACCATCGATCTGGAATTTTTATGGGAAGTCGCCGGTGCCGAGGAATTCGGCTATGCCGAACTGGGTCAGGAATATTTCGGTCATGCGCTGTTGCCGCAGGAAGCCGCCGGTTTGCTGATGCGTCTGCACAGCGCGCCCGTGTATTTCTACCGAAAAGGCAAAGGCCGCTTCAAGGCCGCCCCCGCCGCCGCATTACAGGCCGCGCTAGCCGGACAAGAAAAGAAGCGCTTGCTGCTGTTGCAACAACAGGGTTATGTGGACGAACTGGTGGCGCAGCGCCTGCCGCTGCCGCTGCGGGCAATGGCGATACAACTACTGTTCAAGCCGGACAAGAACGGTATCGAATACAAGGCGCTGGATGCCGCCTGCAAGCAATTGCAAACCACGCCGCAGCGACTGATTCTGGCGCTGGGCGGCATCGACAGTCCCAAGGATTTGCATTACGCCCGCTTCCTGCAGGATTTTTTCCCTAAGGGTACGGATTTTCCGCCGCTGGTCGCGCCCACTGCGCCGACATTGCCGCTGGCCGATGTGCAAGCGTTTTCCATCGATGACGTGACCACCACTGAAATCGACGATGCCATCTCGGTCGTCACGCTGGCCGACGGTACCTTGCGGGTCGGCATCCATATCGCCGCACCGGGGCTGGGCATCAAGCGCGACGACGCTATCGACGTTCTGGCGCGTCAGCGCATGTCCACCGTCTACATGCCGGGTGAAAAAATCACCATGCTGCCCGATTCGCTGGTGCAGACCTTCACGCTCGACGCCGGTACGGCGCGGCCGGCAGTCTCGCTGTACGCCACGCTCAATCCCGAGGACTGGAGCGTCATCAGTACCGAAACCCGGGCCGAGCTGGTGCCGATTGTCGCTAACTTGCGGCATAACGATCTCGACGAACACGTTACCGAAGAAGCGCTCACCGAGGGCAGTGGCGACTATCCGCACAAGGCTGAATTTGCCCTGCTGTGGCCGTGGGTGCAGGCGCTGGAACAGGGGCGGATGGAAAAGCGCGCCGGCTTCGGTCTGCGGCCGGAACAAAACAATCGCGTCGATTTCAACTTTTATGTCGACGACGGCATCGTCAGCATCGCCCGTCGCAAACGCGGCGCGCCGCTCGACAAAATCGTGGCCGAACTGATGATCTTCGCCAACAGCACCTGGGGCAAGCTGATGGCCGACCACGGCGTACCGGGAATTTATCGCGCACAAGGCGGTGGCGGCGGCACTGGCTGGGCGGCCAAGATGCAGGTGCGCATGGTGACCCATGCCGCGCCGCATCAGGGGCTGGGCGTGGATCAGTATGCGTGGAGCACGTCGCCGCTGCGGCGCTATACCGATCTGGTCAATCAATGGCAGATTCTGGCCTGCGTCGAGCATGGCATCGCCGCGCCGCTGGTCGCGCCGTTCAAGCCGCGCGATGCGGATTTGTTCGCTATCGTTTCAGCTTTTGAAGCGGCCTATGCCGGTTACTCCGACTTTCAATCGAACATGGAGCGCTACTGGTGCTTGCGCTGGCTGACGCAGCAAGAAGCGCGGCAGGTCGATGCCGTCGTGCTCAAGGACGAGATACTGCGCCTGACGGAAATCCCGCTGGTGATTCGCTTGCCCGGCATGCCTTCGGTGGCGCGTGGCTTGCAGGTCAAGCTGGAGCTGCTGCGTTGGGACGAGGTCGATCTGACAGTGGAAGCGCGCTTGCTGGAAATTCCCGCTGCACAGTCTGCCGAATCTGCCGACCTGCCCGATGCCGATGAGGAGGAAGACGCCATCGGTGCTGTCGATGGTGTGGAGGATCCCGATGGCGGCGACGGCAATGCTGACGACAAGGAGGTCGCCCTCGAAGAAGAGCGTGCCGAAGCGATTACCCCTCAAGCCGATGCCAGCGACGCCGAAAATTCGGGTGCGGCAACTTTGTAGTCTGTTTTTTTCAACCGGTACCGGCGTGAAATTTTTTTCTCAACAGCGCATTCTGGTCATTGCTCTCGGTGTGTCCTTGCTAGTGCATGGCGCGCTGCTGGCGATCCATTTTGTCGCGCCCAATGCCTTTCGCCTCAAGCCCTCCGACGCCAGCCTGGAAGTGATTCTGGTCAATGCCAAGCACGACAGCAAACCGCTTCACGCGGACGCGCTGGCGCAGGCCAATCTCGATGGCGGCGGTAACGCCGAGCAGGGCCGCGCCAAGTCGCCCTTGCCCGATATGCGCAAGCTGGAGGATGGTCAGAACGCCAAGGCGAGCAGTCGCCGGGTCGCTGAACTGGAGGCGCGGCAACAGCAAATCCTGGCGCAGATGCAGCGGCAGACCGCGCTGAGCGTAGCGCAGGGGAAACTTGCACAGCCGCCGCAGCCGTCGCAGGTCGACGGACGCGAACTGTTCGACAGCGCCAAGGCCGTGGCGCGGCTGGAAGCCGAAATCGCCAAAAACATCGAGGACTACAACAAGCGCCCGAAAAAAACCCAGATCACCCCCAGCACCATTCAGGTCGGCTACGCGGTGTACTACAAGAGCCTGCAAGACAAAATAGAAAAAATCGGCACGCTGGATTTCCCCCAGAAGGACGGCGTCAAGCTGTACGGGCAGCTGGTGCTGTCGATTCCGGTGTTTCAGGACGGTACGATTTACCAGCGCGATGGCGGCGCACGCGTGGAGCGCAGCTCCGGCAATGCGGCGCTGGACAATGCGGCGCTGGCAATCGTGCGACGCGCCGCACCGTTCGGCCGTTTCCCGGATAACATGCGCACCAGCGGCAAGGACGATGTATGGGAAATCATTACCCGCTTCACCTTCAGCCGCGAGCAGGGATTGCAGACCGATTTGCCCGGCAGCCGCCGATGAGGGGGAGTGCTTCCATCCTCCGCAGCAAGTATTCATGAAAGAGGAATGACAATGGATTTATACGCAGTAGTCGGCAATCCGGTAGCGCATAGCAAATCGCCGGAGATCCATGCGGCATTCGCCGCGCAGACCGGCGAGTCAATGCGCTATGAGCGGCTGCTGGCGCCGCTGGACGGTTTCGCTGCCACGCTGCAGCAATGGCGCGCTGACGGAGGCAAGCACAGCAAGGGCGTTAATGTCACCTTGCCATTCAAGCTCGAAGCCTATGCGCTGGCGACGGAGCTGAGCCCGCGTGCGCAGCGCGCCGGTGCCGTCAATACCCTGCTGTTCGACGGCGAGCGAATTTTCGGCGACAACACCGATGGCGCAGGGCTGGTGGCCGATATCGTTCGCAATGCTGGTGTTACGCTGGACGGCAAGCGCATCCTCTTGCTTGGCGCGGGCGGCGCGGCGCGGGGCGCGTTGCTGCCATTGCTGGTCGGTCGGCCGCGTCAGCTGGTGATTGCGAATCGCACGGCGGACAAGGCTGCGCAACTGGCCAGTCAGTTTGCCGCCGACGGCCCGATCGATGCCTGCGATTATGCTGCGCTGGAAGGGACTTTCGATCTCATCATTAACGCCACTTCCGCCAGTCTGGCGGGAGCGGTGCCACCCTTGCCACCCGAAGTGTTCGGCCCTTCTACGTTGGCCTATGACATGATGTACGCCAGTCAGCCGACGGCGTTCATGCAGTTCGCCTCGGGGCATGGTGCGCAGGTGCGCGACGGCTTGGGCATGTTGGTAGAGCAGGCGGCGGAAGCCTTCCTCTTGTGGCGTGGTGTGCGGCCACAGACAGAGGAAATCTTTACGCGTTTGCGCAGTAGTTTGTAATACGGGAAATACACAGATTAAAAACAGATAAGGAAGTGCTGAATAAGTGATGTGAGTGGCGCAAAGTCGGAGCCGCGCAGTTGCTTCATCGGTGCTTCCATCAATAAAAAAGACCGGGCATCTGGCGTGCCTTGCTGCTGATGGCGCATAGCGCGTACATGCGCGTCCGGATCGAATAAAAAGGGAAGTATCCATGAAACAAATCCGCAAATGGCTGTGGCGGCTGATCCTGTTGAGTGTGCTGCTGGTGCTGGCGCTGCAACTATATTTTTTCCTGCAAATTGCATGGTGGGCCAATCACAACCCGGGCAGTACCAGTTTCATGCGCGAGCAACTGTCGGTGCTGCGCCAGCAGAATCCCGATGCGCAACTGCAATTCATCTGGATGCCTTACGAGCGCATTTCGAACAATCTGAAACGCGCCATCATTGCCTCCGAAGATTCGAATTTCTCAGAGCATGAGGGCATCGATTGGGATGCGCTGGAAAAGGCCTACGAAAAAAATAATCGCAAGGGAAAGGTCGTGGCCGGCGGTTCGACGATCACCCAGCAACTGGCGAAAAACCTGTTTCTTTCCAATCAGCGCAGCTATCTGCGCAAGGGGCAGGAGCTGATCATCACTTACATGCTGGAGATGTTGCTGGATAAGCGACGCATCTTCGAGATTTATCTCAATGTGGTCGAATGGGGTAATGGCGTATTTGGCGCGGAGGCGGCGGCCCGGCATTACTACGGCGGTTCCGCCGCCGGTCTGGGGGCGGCGCAGGCAGCGCGGCTGGCGGTGATGTTGCCGCGTCCGCGTTTCTACGACAAGAACCGCGGCTCAGGCTATCTGGCCATGCGCGGCAGTCTGATTCTGCGACGCATGGGAGCAGCGGAATTGCCACCTATCAAGCCACTCCCTAAGCCGGATACAAAGCCCCCAGCACACGCAGCCCGACGGCCCCGGTGACAGCAGGCAGATTGCCCGGCTGACGCACACTGAAGCGCTGCGCCAGCCAGGCAAAAGCCAGTGCTTCGACCTGATTCGGCGCAACGCCCAACACGGCAGTGGAGGCAACCGTCACTTCCTGACCGGGACTGGACAGCCGGGTGCGCAGTGCTTGCATCAGCACGCCGTTGTAAGCCCCGCCGCCGCACACATAAAGCTGACGCGCGTCTGGTGCGTGGCGCTGCATGGCCTCGGCGATGGTGCTTGCCGTCAATGCGGTGAGCGTGGCCTGAATATCGGCGGCGGGATACGTCGGACAGCACGCCAGCCGCGCATCCAGCCATGCCATGTGAAACAGATCGCGCCCGGTGCTTTTCGGCGGCGGCAGCGCGAAAAAATCTTCCTGCCTCAATACCTTCAGTACATCCTGCCGGACAGTGCCGCTGCCGGCCCATGCACCGTCGGCGTCGTAGGCGTGTCCTTGGTGTCGCAGAATCCAGCCGTCCATTAAGACGTTGCCGGGGCCGGTGTCGAAGCCAGCCGTATGCGCGGCGGCCTCGGCCGGCAAAATGCTGATATTGGCGATGCCGCCGATATTGACGGTCACTCTGGCGGCGTCCTGACTGCCGAATACGGCGCGGTGAAAAGCAGGCACCAGTGGCGCGCCCTGACCGCCGGCGGCCACGTCGCGGCTACGGAAATCGGCAATCACATCGATGCCGCACAGTTCTGCCAGCAGCGCAGGGTTGTTAGTCTGGCGCGTGTAACCGCGGTGAGGCTGATGCCGGATGGTTTGTCCATGCGCGCCGATGGCACTGATGTCGGCCGCTGCGCAGCCGCTTTGCAGTAATAGTTGTTCGACGCAGGCGGCGTAATGCCGGACCAGTTCGTTGGCAGCGAGCGCTTCGCGGTCGATTTCATCCGTGCCGGAAACCTGTAGCGCCATCAGACTGGCGCGCAATGCGGAGGGGAATTCGACGTAGGCGTCGGCCAGGGTGAGGAGGGTCGGGGCAGTGTCGTTATCGGAAAACGACGCCAGCACGCCATCGACGCCGTCCAGACTGGTGCCCGACATCAGGCCGATATACAAATTGCGCGAAGGTGCGGCCATGAAATACTCCAGCGGGGATATGCCGGGCATTCTACAGGGCGGCCGGTGGGAATTGCCCGCCGCCGCCATGCAGGCCGGACGGGGGCTTATGGAGATGGAGTGATGCT harbors:
- a CDS encoding chorismate--pyruvate lyase family protein translates to MKIVSPVRRTSHWWDHVNAVRPPPYLRRWLTDPASMTVKLMAHCRQFDVQRLRQASGRCQADEAVLLGLPPRSRVQQRDVLLCGDGRPLVFGHTTLAAGQADWPFFSQLGERPLGEALFADPLVRRGPLHFARLHSHHPLVRQLGGALGKPSMPSLHARRSLFLRGNAVLLVTEIFLPAIDELTMVAPTDSRNL
- a CDS encoding ribonuclease catalytic domain-containing protein, which produces MNLLFEESGDLKAGSVMSQQGEAYQVEMASGKRSKIKSRDVLLQFATPAPAQLLLDGQVVADTIDLEFLWEVAGAEEFGYAELGQEYFGHALLPQEAAGLLMRLHSAPVYFYRKGKGRFKAAPAAALQAALAGQEKKRLLLLQQQGYVDELVAQRLPLPLRAMAIQLLFKPDKNGIEYKALDAACKQLQTTPQRLILALGGIDSPKDLHYARFLQDFFPKGTDFPPLVAPTAPTLPLADVQAFSIDDVTTTEIDDAISVVTLADGTLRVGIHIAAPGLGIKRDDAIDVLARQRMSTVYMPGEKITMLPDSLVQTFTLDAGTARPAVSLYATLNPEDWSVISTETRAELVPIVANLRHNDLDEHVTEEALTEGSGDYPHKAEFALLWPWVQALEQGRMEKRAGFGLRPEQNNRVDFNFYVDDGIVSIARRKRGAPLDKIVAELMIFANSTWGKLMADHGVPGIYRAQGGGGGTGWAAKMQVRMVTHAAPHQGLGVDQYAWSTSPLRRYTDLVNQWQILACVEHGIAAPLVAPFKPRDADLFAIVSAFEAAYAGYSDFQSNMERYWCLRWLTQQEARQVDAVVLKDEILRLTEIPLVIRLPGMPSVARGLQVKLELLRWDEVDLTVEARLLEIPAAQSAESADLPDADEEEDAIGAVDGVEDPDGGDGNADDKEVALEEERAEAITPQADASDAENSGAATL
- a CDS encoding TonB family protein, coding for MKFFSQQRILVIALGVSLLVHGALLAIHFVAPNAFRLKPSDASLEVILVNAKHDSKPLHADALAQANLDGGGNAEQGRAKSPLPDMRKLEDGQNAKASSRRVAELEARQQQILAQMQRQTALSVAQGKLAQPPQPSQVDGRELFDSAKAVARLEAEIAKNIEDYNKRPKKTQITPSTIQVGYAVYYKSLQDKIEKIGTLDFPQKDGVKLYGQLVLSIPVFQDGTIYQRDGGARVERSSGNAALDNAALAIVRRAAPFGRFPDNMRTSGKDDVWEIITRFTFSREQGLQTDLPGSRR
- the aroE gene encoding shikimate dehydrogenase; protein product: MDLYAVVGNPVAHSKSPEIHAAFAAQTGESMRYERLLAPLDGFAATLQQWRADGGKHSKGVNVTLPFKLEAYALATELSPRAQRAGAVNTLLFDGERIFGDNTDGAGLVADIVRNAGVTLDGKRILLLGAGGAARGALLPLLVGRPRQLVIANRTADKAAQLASQFAADGPIDACDYAALEGTFDLIINATSASLAGAVPPLPPEVFGPSTLAYDMMYASQPTAFMQFASGHGAQVRDGLGMLVEQAAEAFLLWRGVRPQTEEIFTRLRSSL
- the mtgA gene encoding monofunctional biosynthetic peptidoglycan transglycosylase, which translates into the protein MKQIRKWLWRLILLSVLLVLALQLYFFLQIAWWANHNPGSTSFMREQLSVLRQQNPDAQLQFIWMPYERISNNLKRAIIASEDSNFSEHEGIDWDALEKAYEKNNRKGKVVAGGSTITQQLAKNLFLSNQRSYLRKGQELIITYMLEMLLDKRRIFEIYLNVVEWGNGVFGAEAAARHYYGGSAAGLGAAQAARLAVMLPRPRFYDKNRGSGYLAMRGSLILRRMGAAELPPIKPLPKPDTKPPAHAARRPR
- a CDS encoding anhydro-N-acetylmuramic acid kinase, whose translation is MAAPSRNLYIGLMSGTSLDGVDGVLASFSDNDTAPTLLTLADAYVEFPSALRASLMALQVSGTDEIDREALAANELVRHYAACVEQLLLQSGCAAADISAIGAHGQTIRHQPHRGYTRQTNNPALLAELCGIDVIADFRSRDVAAGGQGAPLVPAFHRAVFGSQDAARVTVNIGGIANISILPAEAAAHTAGFDTGPGNVLMDGWILRHQGHAYDADGAWAGSGTVRQDVLKVLRQEDFFALPPPKSTGRDLFHMAWLDARLACCPTYPAADIQATLTALTASTIAEAMQRHAPDARQLYVCGGGAYNGVLMQALRTRLSSPGQEVTVASTAVLGVAPNQVEALAFAWLAQRFSVRQPGNLPAVTGAVGLRVLGALYPA